A stretch of DNA from Eschrichtius robustus isolate mEscRob2 chromosome 12, mEscRob2.pri, whole genome shotgun sequence:
GGCACGTCTGCTTCCAGGAACCGGCAGCCGCATTTAGCCGCGGGCCGCACATGAAAGGGCTGCAGTCGGAAACGTGACGTTGTGTCAACAGGCGAGGCAGGTCAGCGCTGGGTGAGACCATCCCGGCCGGCCCGGAGGCTCACGCCCTGTCTGAAGGCGGCTGGATCGCAAGTGTCCGCTCCCCCTGCCTCTGGCCACCTCTCCTCGGCCCCAAAGCCAGCGCTTCACCCCCTCCCACTCACACACACCCCTTGGTTAACAGAGGTCCTCTTTGTCCCCAAGGGGCCAAAGACTGGGGTGCGAACCCCTCCTCCGCATCTCCCTCCGAACCACTTGGAACCTGCTGGAACCGACCTAGAAAGAAGGTCAAGGGCAAACTGGAAGCAgaaaaggaggcagagggagggctgCTGCTTTCAGGGCTGCCCCATAGGCTGTAGTCGTGGGACTCTGGGTTGAGGCTGTGTGGAACCCCCAAACCCTTTTTAGTTCAGGGTGCGGCACCACTTCCCTCTGTCTCCACAGCTACTCCTTGAGTCACGGcccagggaggagaggggggCAGGCCAAAAGAGCCTGGCCTTGATTTCAACCCCGTGCTCCATCCCCAGGATACACTTGATTTGTTTAGGTTTTTTACCCATAAAGTCTAGCCAGAAAAGCTTAGCAATTCATGGAGGAATTCAGGAGCTAAACAGGCAGGAGACCCTGAGGGCCAGGCCCTAAGCTGCTGGGAGGAAGAGGGCCTTACCGATTGCTGTGTGCCTGCTGTAGGACACGTGAGGGGGGCTCAGAATCCTTTTTTATTGAACCACAAACAGGTGTGGAGGGGGCGATGCCAGACTACCAGTTCATTGATAAGACCACCAGCTCATCTCCTGACTCCTGGTCCAGGGCTCCTCCCATGACACCAGGCTGCCTGCGGGCACCTCACACAAGCCAGGCAACTCTCACTCTCGCCTGCTGGCTCATCAGCAGAGagggaaggtgacatttgaagcAAACAGACACGAAGGGCAGGTGGTGTCTCTGCCTGGCTGAGAACTCCCTGGGGGCAGTTTCcctgcatgggctccagacggcCAGAGGGTTCTGGAAGATGCTTTGGGATCTGGAGCATGGCGAGCCAGGCGCTGGCCATCAGGAAACATCAGGACACCtctgagagggagaaggggacagGCAGAAACGCCCACTCGACCGGGTCATTTCCCACTTCTTTTcccatggaattttttttttttttcataagagTGCTTGACTAAGGAACACCAATACTCATTCACGCACAAACACACCCAATGAGAGGAAGTCCAGGAAGGATGTAGAAACTAATCATGGAATGTTGCTTTTAGAGGCAATTGGACAGGATATGGCAAACCCATTAGACCGTGCTAGACTCGAAAAAGTTACAGCGCCTTGGTAGAGGTGCTATCCCCAGCAGCAATTATTACTGCATCATAATCCATTAAATCTTCTCTCAGTGTGCTCCCCCCTCCAGCAAGCTCCCCAGACACTGAGGCCCACGATTTCGTACTTTGATTTTCTGTCAAGTTTTAAGGAGCATGACAAAAgcagactggggaaaaaaataggctTTTTGCTTAACTCTGTAAAGAGGCACAGGCTGATAGTGAACCTCTGGCAAAGGTTAGTCTAAGAAAacaattgaacaaatatttacctATGAAATTGACTAAGCTTACTCTGTCTGAATACAGGCATGGGAAAAGCTGAATGAAATCACACGAAGATTAACTAGTTGTTGCCTTCAGCCAAGAGGGGAGGGCAGAAGGAGAAGGCCATATCACACCCTTgagagttcttttaaaaatgcaggaGACCATCTTTCTCTTCCACaggaaaagaattattttattaagtattttaaaacaactaCTTAACATTGACTCatagataaaaatatttacaatttcccACCTTCAGGAAGGCTCCAAAATATAGACACTGTACCTCtccctagagaaaaaaaaattattctcttcAAAAACAGGAATACAttcattttttctcacttttgtaGATCAAGTAATTATACAAATAAACATctgaaacattttcctttttaatatatttatataatatatatttataacagttTTACAAATAAAGGCAACGACTTTaataccaaaataaaaacaggaaaggaaaaagttaaaacaCGATCAGTGATCAAGCATAGTGCATTTCAAAAAGCTGGTGCAGGGCGAGCTGGACAAGTCAGAAAAGTACTCTGGAccaaaaataaaacttctttGAAGACAGAATCCTTTTTAGCAATAAGGACACTCCATACGCCGTCGGGCGAGGGGAATTAGCCTGCAGAAAGGATGCTGCTTTGCCAAGGGTTGGTTAGGCCTTTAAGAAGCTAAGCTTGGTTAAAAGGAGTTTTAGGATAGAGCTGAGAGCCAAGTCTGGCTTTGCTTGTTGAAACTGCAATTTGTTACTCAGCTTTTACGTACTCTGGGGTGCTCGGAACTTAGGCGCCTGCATCTCTCAGCGCCTGGTTTGGTTCCCTGGACAGAGAAACTGTTTCTAGGTGAGACTAGAAACAGGTGCCAGAGGCCCGGgggacccctccctcctcccctggcaGCTGGGATCGTACCAGGGGGCCCTTTTCAGTTTGTTAGTAAGCGAATCACTTCGAAAGCCTGAGTAGGGAACTACATTCTCTTTACTCACCCGAGGCAGGGGTGGAGAGCAGACCTGCGGAAATCTCCCCAAACCACTACCGTGCTATGCCAGTGTCTGCTACCTCACCACTTTGCAGAAAGCTCAGTCTGGCTGCCCTCTCCCCGTGTGGTGAGTCACGGAGACAATAAAAGGGAGCAGGGTGGGGTCATAAGAGCTGGCTGGGAACTGCACTCTGGAAAGCCCTCTTTTGAAAGTACCTTTTGCTCAAAGCCACAGACCCGGCTCCCAAAGTGAAGACTGACTCACAGACCAAGACTTTGAAGCTTTTGAAAATCCAGCTGATCTGTTATCAGAGGGGGCTATTCTCTGGGAGGGGAAAAGCCCAGAGGTCTGCGACGGTTCCCCCTAAATCTCCTGATGTCAGGCAATCCTTCACGTCTTCCCTACACCAAAAGGAGCTTTAATGTCCCATACCAACACACAATGCATATGCGCGTGCGCACACACGCACGCTCACACACTCCTGAATCTTCTCTCCCTGCCTCAGATGATCTTGGCATACACACTGGAACAATCCTGCTACACTCACAAacacgtttttttttttggaagtaggGAGGAAGGAAAGCGAAGCAGCAGGATCCCCTAAATAGTTTAGTCTTTGGTTTCTAAGTTTAAAGGGGGGATCTGCTTCAGAGCTTGGAGCAGGGCGGCAGAGTCGATGGCCGGATGGGCTGGCAAGGGAGAAGGGAGTCTCTGGGGCATGAGCAAGGGGGCTGAGATCTTGTCTGGGTTCATGAAGCTGGTGAGAGCTGCGGCAGAGGCGTTGAGGCCTGGGTATAACACTGGGACAGAGGTGGGATACCAGCATTTCTCCAGCATGGGCAAGTAGGCAGTCGCTGACGGTGGGATCAGATAGAAGGGCAGGCAAAAGGGAGGCTGGTGCGGGTGTGGGCCCAGGAACGGGGAGCTGATCAGGTCACTGCTAGTGAAATGGCCTTCATCATCTGAGAGCTGCATTCTGCTCTTTTTCATGGGGGGTTCCTCGGATTCCTGCTTAATAGCACCGATCCTTTCTCCCATGGTGAACCTGTGTCCATGATCACTTTTGAAGTACGGCTGCTCGACACGCAGCTCAGTCTTCTCCGATTCTCCTCCGTAGCCGCTGTCTGTGTCCGTGTCACTGCCACTCTGCTCGCCGCTCGAGTGAGCGAAAGTCCTCTGGATGACTGGCACACAGTTTTTCCCTGGGCCTTCAGAGCCTTTGGCCAGGGAGCTGGGTTTCTCCTTGAAGTCCATTGCTTCGGTAGCTGGGTCTGACGGCTTCCTGGCGGTACCACCCTGCAGGAGCTCGGAGACCACACGGTGGAGGTGGGTGACGAGCTGGGAAGATTTCAGGTCCCGGGTGTTCTCGTGCTTGGCCAGGTACTGAAGCACCTCCCGGGCACATGTCTGGAAACCTGAGCAGAACATCTCTTGACCTGCTTCGACATTTCTCCCCGACAGATCACCTGGATCAACACAGATCCAAAGGAAGACATTTCAgaaggccctgtggttcacctgGACACCTATGTTCCAAAGACCCAGAGCTTTCCTTTCTGTTAACAGCATTTGCTGATTTATGTTCCTAACTCCAAAAGTAACAGGGGAAATGTGGATGACAgcacaaagtataaagaatacaaTAAAACTCATCCATAATTCTACCACTCAGAGATGAAATATGATTTGTAATGGCTGTACAGTATCCCATCACAGACACAGACCATAGTTAATAGAGACAGACTGTTTCCCCTCTTGTTGAATTTATAGGTTGTTCTTGAGTTTTCATTATAAGTGACACAGTAATGACCATCCTAGTATGTTTATAACCAGAGTCAATTTAGATCATTTTACCATAGGAAGTGACCGTATCATCAAAAAAGGAGAATGAAGGAACAGTGTCACCTAAAGCAAGCTTATTTTCAATGACTTATACAAGTTGCAGTCATGCTGTCATCTTTAAAGGCTATTTCTAAGTCTTTCCCATGTATTCCATTCATGATCCCCAAGAAATTAGGTACGATCATCTTCCTGTTTTCAGTGAGGAAACAGGCAGAAGCACTTGCTAGCTCTTTGTGATTCTCATCATACTAGTTTGGAAAGGAGGGCAGAGAAGAATGGAATGAGGGGGTGGGTAGAGGAATTTCTCCCTAGTTTGTACAGTATGATTTGGAATGGGTGAGACGAGGTGGTTAGAAGGTGGCTGTGATTCTCTAGAAGTCAGTAGAAACAGATGATGAAACTTCAGTGGTTTCGATAGATTGTGTAATTCACCAAGATACCTAGTGGCTATTCAGGGAATCACATGAAATGCAGGAAAAACTCCTGTTGTCATCCTTCCAGGATCGTACCACACACCGAGTGATAAGGAAgtagagaaacaggaaaacactGGGGCATACCCGTGATTTATTCTCCAATGAAACAGGGCTAAGAAGAACAACTGTAAAACACCCACAGTGCAAATTATAGGTGCCTTGGCATTTTCAAAGGGAGGGGGGAAAACTCCCAGAATCCAGAAACTCTTAAGTCAAAATGCCACAGAAATATTTTACCATTTGACTAATACGTATTCATGCCAGGTGGCACACGCAGCATTCCGAATGAAAAGTCTGACCTTTTAGGAAAGATAAAACGGCATCTCCCCCAACGAATGTGCATAAGCAATTTGTTGCAGGAATGTTTCTCATACCAGATGTTGAGCCCACAGGCTCTCTATTTGTGCTAGAACTCTTAGGAGATGATAGCCAGGCTTGGGTACTCACCAGCTTGCAAACCGCTCTGCAGGGCAATGATTTTCTGCTGTTGTTGATCAATTAGGTTTGTTAGTGCTTTCACATGCTTCAAGGTAAGTTCAAGAACCACCGCTTTTTCCAAGTGACCCAAAGTCTGGAATAAAAAGAGCCTCAGTCAGCAGTGAGCGCAGAGAAGTCCCACCTCTGGGACACTAATTAGCAATGAGATATGTctctaaaggaagaaaaaaaaaaaaaacctttcctggTTGGCTAAATTTAGTTGTAAGTTTAtagatgaagtttaaaaaaaaaaaaatatatatatatatatatatgtattcaatatatatttttgattaaagaacaacaaactgTCACCCATCTTTGGAGGCCTTTTGGAAGCAGCAGCTAGCTCAGGAGAAAGCTTTGACAGATAAATTTTTCCAGCAGCCGTTGCTGACCTTAACTCAGGGGAATCCGGAGATAACATTTCTCTGCAGTGGTGTCAACCCGAGGAGAGACTTCTACTGTGTCTGGCAGCCAAGAGGCTTTCCCTAGTTTCTTTCCTGACATCCTGTCATAACTTCCAGCTCATCTCcacttttttcttcctccctaaatactattcttttttctttccccaaccgAAAGCCTGCCAAGCTAGTAAGCTGTTGGCTATTGCCAAGAAAGGACAggacgtaaaaaaaaaaacaaccacacacacaccaaaacaagtcctcttattttaaaaagggactggggggcgggggggaagaggGTAAAATATTTGCGAGTTGCTTGGTTTGCTCAATTCGGGAAAACGAGAGAACCCTGAAAATCGCCAGAAGGGAAAGTCTTAAATTCTTGCAAGGCAAGGCCAGCCGGTGTCGGTGCCAACCTGGAGAAGTACAAACGGTTCTCACCTCATTTGCACGAGGCTGCCAGAAAATTCTGACCCTGGGGAAGGGTACCCCCAAACAGAGCTACCCACCAGCTCGGATCGAGCCATCTGGTCTGCAGTTCCCAGCGGGGCCTGTAGGTGGCGAGTGACCCTCACCCGCCCTCTGGGCAGAGGAGCTGGTTTGGAGAGGGGCCAGCTTCTTACTTACTGTAAGTTTGAGATGTTCGGGGAGGAGATCCTTCAGCTGGGCGATGCACTCGTTAATCCGGTCACGTCTCTTTTTCTCGATGAGCCGGTGCGGCAGTTTGTAGGTCTCCTACGAAGCGCACGGGGAGACGGTGGGCGCGGGAGGAAGGGGGTGAGAAgcccttctcctcccccaccccgcggCGCGAGGAGTTGGGGCAGCGGAGCAGAGTCACACCCAGAACCACCTCACCTCCACCCCTTCTTCTCCAGGCCACTCAGTAGAGGCACAGAGCCCACGCCTTGCATACCCCCTCCAACCGCAAAGTGAGAAAACTTTTACTGGAAACTCAGCGCGTGCGAGGGGCTGGGGTCCCGAGGGGCGCGGGGCTCTTACCTTGCTATCCTCGCTCCGCTTTATTCCCCGCCGCGACTTGTACACTTGGTACATGTGGGCAAAATCCATCCTGCAGGGAGAGGGACGAGGAAGGGCTGTGACTCGCGCACCGGCT
This window harbors:
- the BHLHE40 gene encoding class E basic helix-loop-helix protein 40 — translated: MERIPSAQPPPACLPKAPGLEPGDLPGMDFAHMYQVYKSRRGIKRSEDSKETYKLPHRLIEKKRRDRINECIAQLKDLLPEHLKLTTLGHLEKAVVLELTLKHVKALTNLIDQQQQKIIALQSGLQAGDLSGRNVEAGQEMFCSGFQTCAREVLQYLAKHENTRDLKSSQLVTHLHRVVSELLQGGTARKPSDPATEAMDFKEKPSSLAKGSEGPGKNCVPVIQRTFAHSSGEQSGSDTDTDSGYGGESEKTELRVEQPYFKSDHGHRFTMGERIGAIKQESEEPPMKKSRMQLSDDEGHFTSSDLISSPFLGPHPHQPPFCLPFYLIPPSATAYLPMLEKCWYPTSVPVLYPGLNASAAALTSFMNPDKISAPLLMPQRLPSPLPAHPAIDSAALLQALKQIPPLNLETKD